One Mya arenaria isolate MELC-2E11 chromosome 5, ASM2691426v1 genomic window carries:
- the LOC128234883 gene encoding uncharacterized protein LOC128234883 — translation MVLFVYKWDGDGVNTRGHVALGLPGGTYISWWPSRKVIDMTVTGVKADEDRTYVQDRENFEGLVPKMYSIDTTHQQESDVKSWWEKFKSENDTYHLLNCNCSTVAFKALSVIYPDIAKWHSIKEVWTPSDIERVVQRLITLEYKELAISCELDNLNIRPDLETSFVLVQHRSKSKKNVNGKKWWYEKKKRTGLLYILTQCITVDVRD, via the exons ATGGTTCTCTTTGTGTACAAATGGGATGGAGACGGAGTGAACACGCGCGGACACGTGGCACTCGGGTTACCAGGCGGAACCTATATCAGCTGGTGGCCATCAAGAAAAG taattGACATGACAGTCACCGGGGTAAAAGCAGATGAAGATCGGACATACGTACAGGACCGTGAAAATTTCGAAGGCCTTGTACCAAAGATGTACTCAATCGACACAACCCATCAACAAGAATCCGATGTAAAGTCTTGGTGGGAGAAATTTAAATCGGAAAACGACACGTATCATCTCTTGAATTGCAACTGTTCCACGGTAGCATTCAAGGCTTTGAGTGTGATATATCCAGACATTGCGAAGTGGCATTCCATAAAGGAAGTGTGGACACCTTCTGACATAGAACGAGTCGTTCAAAGGCTTATCACACTGGAGTATAAAGAACTGGCAATAAGCTGCGAGCTGGATAATCTCAACATCCGACCAGATTTAGAGACCAGCTTCGTTCTTGTGCAGCATAGATCTAAGTCAAAGAAAAACGTAAATGGGAAGAAATGGTGGTATGAAAAGAAGAAGAGAACTGGACTACTGTATATTTTGACTCAGTGTATAACGGTAGATGTTCGGGATTGA
- the LOC128236048 gene encoding acetylcholine receptor subunit alpha-like, translating into MWISIMLYLLTIHVCKGGAQYLASSRLIQELRTGYERHVPPTRSFDSHVSVRVYPSIIRIDGLDESREALSVTISLSMNWSDQRLTWNPAQYDGVQKLFLPADTIWLPDVGVHNSVDGLISEPSASHLVEVSHVGHVLMVSVMHVQTYCKMTLTDFPRDVHVCDVIIGSWIYSAKTLILESWNGMTVIEQVPVSSDIDDVIPSRDGRSWMLLGRAASGAIKLVSYDCCPDEHYVQLTMTLTLRRHAPSLWLTLVVPLLVLSFMTALQFAVPAGNPYRPIHGMLVLLAEMMYVHSMFSYIPDSVDPPIIVKLAVANVMCAAIALCVSLLVGHVTSTSVRQRKRLPPLLAKIVAMTSCCSTQGDGLPRSPSRPENAPTTEDETSTLFPLNNANTPNNDVEYNEVELTDIADIKTPNTENNNVFSTLEREVRKINERLKERLDKELLATQWNMFSCCIDRVFFCLFLIIVFVNLITVFVL; encoded by the exons ATGTGGATTTCAATCATGTTATATCTGTTGACGATACATGTTTGCAAGG GTGGCGCACAGTATCTGGCCTCCAGCCGGTTAATCCAGGAGCTGCGGACCGGATATGAGCGTCATGTACCTCCCACGCGCTCTTTCGACTCCCACGTGTCCGTCCGTGTGTACCCGTCCATCATCCGTATCGACGGGCTG GATGAAAGCCGGGAGGCGTTGTCTGTGACGATAAGTCTCTCAATG AATTGGTCTGACCAGCGTCTGACGTGGAACCCGGCCCAGTATGACGGTGTCCAGAAACTATTTTTACCAGCGGACACAATTTGGCTGCCTGACGTCGGCGTTCATAACTC AGTGGATGGTCTCATCTCCGAGCCAAGCGCTAGTCACCTAGTCGAGGTCTCACATGTCGGCCATGTCCTTATGGTCTCCGTTATGCACGTGCAAACGTACTGTAAAATGACGTTGACAGACTTTCCACGAGACGTTCACGTTTGTGACGTCATCATTGGATCGTGGATTTACTCAG CTAAAACCCTGATACTCGAATCCTGGAACGGGATGACGGTGATCGAGCAGGTGCCTGTTTCCTCGGATATTGATGACGTCATACCATCACGTGACGGGCGGTCCTGGATGTTGTTAGGCCGTGCTGCGTCCGGCGCCATTAAACTCGTTTCGTACGATTGTTGTCCAG ACGAACATTACGTGCAACTGACGATGACGTTGACGTTACGTCGACACGCGCCCTCCCTCTGGCTGACGTTAGTAGTTCCGCTGCTTGTACTGTCGTTCATGACCGCATTGCAGTTTGCCGTCCCCGCCGGAAACCCTTACAGGCCCATCCATG GTATGTTGGTTCTCCTGGCGGAGATGATGTACGTTCACTCCATGTTCTCCTACATACCGGACAGCGTCGACCCTCCTATCATAG TTAAACTGGCGGTCGCCAACGTTATGTGCGCTGCCATTGCCCTCTGTGTCTCCCTGTTAGTCGGTCACGTGACATCCACTTCCGTACGACAGCGGAAAAGGCTTCCACCACTGTTGGCCAAG ATTGTTGCCATGACATCATGCTGCTCAACACAAGGTGACGGGCTTCCAAGATCACCATCGCGTCCTGAAAATGCTCCTACTACTGAAGATGAAACGAGCACTTTATTTCCCCTGAATAACGCGAATACACCTAATAACGATGTCGAATATAACGAGGTAGAACTTACAGATATAGCTGATATTAAAACTCCAAACACTGAAAATAACAACGTGTTTTCTACGTTAGAACGAGaagtaagaaaaataaatgaaaggtTAAAAGAAAGGCTAGACAAGGAATTATTAGCGACACAGTGGAATATGTTTTCTTGCTGTATAGATAGGGTGTTTTTCTGCTTATTCctaattattgtatttgttaatttgatAACTGTATTTGTGTTATAG
- the LOC128235891 gene encoding acetylcholine receptor subunit alpha-1-B-like has translation MKNKMNNMETTKKQKQTTGIRGAQYLGSSRLLQELRTGYERHVPPTRTADSHVSVRVYPSIVRIDRLDESREALSATISLSMNWSDQRLTWNPAQYDGVRKLFLPADTIWLPDVGVINTVDGLISEQSTSHLGEVSHVGHVFMVSVMHVQTYCKMTLTNFPRDVYVCDIIVGSWMYSSKTLILESWHGETVVEQVPVSSDTDDVIPSRDGRSWELFGRAASAIIKLVSYKCCPDDHYVQLTMTLTLRRHAPLAGFCCSAARMLVILAEMMYVHSMFSYIPDSVDPPIIVKLAVANVLFASIALCVSLVVSHVTTTSGRQGKRLPPLFAMVVTLTACCPAHIEGLSGIPSRSNCASTPEDEAVTLMSHNNANIPNNTVDSNGIELGDITDVNTTHWTMFACFIDKIFLCLFLIVLLVNLIITFVI, from the exons ATGAAAAACAAGATGAACAACATGGAAACCACGAAAAAGCAGAAACAAACTACGGGAATAC GTGGCGCCCAGTACCTGGGTTCGAGCCGGCTGCTTCAGGAGCTACGGACTGGTTATGAGCGTCACGTGCCACCAACGCGCACTGCCGACTCCCACGTGTCCGTCCGTGTGTACCCGTCGATCGTCCGAATCGACAGATtg GACGAAAGCCGGGAGGCGTTGTCTGCGACGATTAGTCTCTCCA TGAATTGGTCTGACCAGCGTCTGACGTGGAACCCTGCCCAGTACGACGGTGTCCGGAAACTATTTCTTCCCGCGGACACAATTTGGCTGCCCGACGTTGGCGTTATTAACAC TGTGGATGGTCTCATCTCTGAGCAAAGCACGAGTCACCTTGGTGAGGTCTCACACGTCGGACATGTGTTCATGGTCTCCGTCATGCACGTGCAGACGTACTGTAAAATGACGTTGACGAACTTTCCACGTGACGTCTACGTGTGTGACATCATAGTTGGTTCATGGATGTACTCAT CCAAAACTCTGATACTGGAATCCTGGCACGGCGAGACAGTGGTCGAGCAGGTGCCGGTATCGTCGGATACTGATGACGTCATACCATCACGTGACGGGCGGTCATGGGAGCTGTTCGGCCGTGCCGCGTCCGCCATTATTAAACTTGTTTCCTATAAATGCTGTCCAG ACGATCATTACGTCCAGCTTACGATGACGTTGACGTTACGTCGACACGCGCCGTTGGCTGGCTTTTGTTGTTCCGCTGCTC GTATGTTGGTGATTCTAGCGGAGATGATGTACGTTCACTCTATGTTTTCCTACATACCAGACAGCGTCGACCCTCCTATCATAG TTAAACTGGCGGTCGCCAACGTTCTGTTTGCTTCCATCGCCCTCTGTGTCTCCCTAGTAGTCAGTCACGTGACAACCACTTCCGGTCGACAGGGGAAAAGGCTTCCACCACTGTTTGCAATG GTTGTTACTTTGACAGCGTGCTGTCCGGCACATATTGAGGGGCTTTCCGGAATACCGTCACGTTCCAACTGTGCGTCTACACCTGAAGATGAAGCAGTCACTCTGATGTCCCATAATAACGCGAATATACCTAATAATACCGTCGATAGTAACGGAATAGAACTGGGCGATATAACAGATGTTAATA CCACACATTGGACCATGTTTGCCTGCTTCatagataaaatatttctatgtttGTTTCTAATTGTGTTATTAGTTAATTTGATAATTACATTTgtgatataa